Proteins found in one Halobaculum sp. MBLA0147 genomic segment:
- a CDS encoding GTPase family protein, whose product MPEIGLGERMDELLNNLPVSEQKKRELRSDIQADLEEPVRLIGAGQTGVGKSTLLRSIFAVRDEDIPEEITTDATRAETERFRSFQIENEDGFKIEFTDGPGLGESMQKDEELIPEWIEQVRQHDLLYWVIDASSRDIRHIQENMKRILDETGYRDRIVVVLNKVDQIELERSEREDDIQGWNETYNVPTDELERQIERRTDDIVDKLTRVGVPEDQIVACSALKRWNHGKVLDTIIQNLPPEKQIKASANRDVADIRELVSDEVLEEIE is encoded by the coding sequence ATGCCGGAGATAGGACTCGGGGAACGGATGGACGAGCTTCTCAACAACCTTCCGGTGTCCGAGCAGAAGAAACGAGAACTCAGGTCCGACATCCAGGCCGATCTAGAGGAGCCGGTTCGACTCATCGGTGCTGGCCAGACGGGTGTCGGGAAGTCGACACTCCTTCGGTCGATCTTCGCGGTCAGAGACGAGGACATTCCCGAGGAGATCACTACGGACGCGACGCGAGCCGAGACGGAGCGATTTCGATCGTTCCAAATCGAGAACGAGGACGGGTTCAAGATCGAGTTCACCGACGGTCCGGGACTCGGTGAGTCGATGCAGAAAGACGAGGAGTTGATCCCCGAGTGGATCGAACAGGTACGACAACACGACCTGTTGTACTGGGTGATCGACGCATCGAGTCGTGACATCCGTCACATCCAGGAGAACATGAAACGAATCCTCGACGAGACCGGGTACCGTGACCGGATCGTCGTGGTTCTCAACAAGGTCGATCAGATCGAACTCGAACGGAGCGAGCGTGAGGACGATATACAGGGTTGGAACGAGACGTACAACGTCCCGACGGACGAACTGGAACGGCAGATCGAGCGTCGTACGGACGACATCGTCGACAAGCTCACTCGGGTCGGTGTCCCAGAAGACCAGATCGTCGCGTGTTCGGCACTCAAGCGGTGGAATCACGGAAAGGTACTCGACACTATCATCCAGAACCTCCCCCCAGAGAAACAGATCAAAGCCTCGGCGAACCGCGACGTCGCAGACATCAGAGAACTCGTCTCCGACGAGGTTCTCGAAGAGATCGAGTGA
- a CDS encoding SIR2 family protein, translating into MFLLGAGASRPEPAGVPTTSELIDEWKQQCYERADPDIDSVDRWATGVEERDMDPEQSEYGFWFEEFRPSRGGRRNYIRDLVEDAQPTAGHVILASMMSDDDGRRNIVPVTLTTNFDDLLFDSFYLYLEKTPQLINHGAVAPAFRLTRSDPAVVKLHGDYLYDNLQNLKTETADLEKGMERLLQDTIRECGLVVVGYSGRDESIMSALRQADEYSDYEIFWCVHSPDDETDPVDQLPEEVRELLAETRSHVVPIDGFVPLMFEFATRIDDIEIPLREEMEERTNDRVDNLIDEIARQTADRFSPSGGQSEDPTRVARSVIQDPTREEIADFVGKLCACLIEDWIEELDPTEFPEYLLADTTAGARDDQEGIAIRMVQDMISHYNLLDLADNVPDKTVRKNFKSALERILALDPETDDIDEYIDDVQSTDEWSSWDHEHTDRDTTEEDEDDAEDDRDEEDEDDAEDDHDEEDEDGVDQ; encoded by the coding sequence GTGTTTCTGCTCGGTGCGGGTGCGTCACGCCCCGAGCCTGCAGGCGTCCCGACCACGAGCGAGTTGATCGACGAGTGGAAACAGCAGTGCTACGAGCGAGCTGACCCCGACATCGACAGTGTCGATCGTTGGGCGACAGGCGTCGAGGAACGGGACATGGATCCCGAGCAATCCGAGTACGGATTCTGGTTCGAAGAGTTCAGACCGAGCCGTGGTGGGAGGCGAAACTACATTCGAGACCTCGTCGAAGACGCCCAACCGACCGCCGGTCACGTCATCCTCGCGTCGATGATGAGTGACGACGACGGACGCAGGAACATCGTCCCAGTGACGTTGACGACGAACTTCGACGACCTGTTGTTCGACTCGTTCTACCTGTATCTCGAGAAGACGCCACAGCTCATCAACCACGGGGCAGTCGCACCGGCGTTCAGACTGACGCGAAGTGACCCTGCCGTGGTGAAACTCCACGGCGACTACCTGTACGACAATCTCCAGAATCTCAAGACCGAGACTGCTGATCTTGAGAAGGGGATGGAGCGGCTGTTGCAAGACACGATCAGAGAGTGTGGACTCGTCGTCGTCGGGTACAGTGGTCGAGACGAGTCGATCATGAGTGCGTTGCGGCAGGCAGACGAGTACTCGGACTACGAGATATTCTGGTGTGTCCACAGTCCCGACGACGAGACAGATCCAGTGGACCAACTACCGGAGGAGGTACGAGAACTGTTGGCCGAGACGCGCTCACACGTCGTCCCGATCGACGGGTTCGTCCCACTGATGTTCGAGTTCGCCACCAGAATCGACGATATAGAGATCCCACTCCGAGAAGAGATGGAGGAACGGACAAACGACCGCGTCGACAACCTCATTGACGAGATCGCCCGACAGACGGCGGACCGATTCTCTCCGTCCGGGGGTCAGTCCGAGGATCCGACCAGAGTCGCTCGTTCGGTGATTCAGGACCCGACGCGAGAGGAGATAGCGGACTTCGTCGGGAAACTGTGTGCCTGTCTGATCGAAGACTGGATCGAAGAGCTAGATCCGACCGAGTTCCCAGAGTACCTCCTCGCGGACACGACCGCCGGAGCCAGAGACGATCAGGAAGGAATCGCCATCCGCATGGTACAGGACATGATCTCCCACTACAATCTACTAGACCTCGCAGACAACGTGCCAGACAAGACGGTCCGAAAGAACTTCAAGTCGGCACTGGAGCGAATCCTCGCTCTGGACCCCGAGACTGACGATATCGACGAGTACATCGACGACGTACAGTCTACAGACGAGTGGTCGTCGTGGGACCACGAACACACGGATCGAGATACGACCGAGGAAGACGAGGACGACGCAGAGGACGATCGCGACGAGGAAGACGAGGACGACGCAGAGGACGATCACGACGAGGAAGACGAGGACGGCGTAGATCAGTGA
- a CDS encoding Brp/Blh family beta-carotene 15,15'-dioxygenase, translating into MAVGVPRPAALEGALRRWGIRASWLALLVVLPFAPVASQVPPAVRYAPFVASVVVFGFPHGALDHLVFDRMDRLSLPRSLALVGIAYAVLGGLYTGWWFLAPVSAFAFFILLTLAHWGQGDLYALLAFAEAEHLPTRAERALTVVVRGGLPMLVPLVSHPTEYRRVAAALVGLFAPADAVLAGLFTTTVQWGVGVGFALVTLTALTLGRYRVRLGADRRAWRVDAGETLLLWVYFLAVPPVVGIGLYFCFWHATRHLARLALIDGAEGGARERLASGDLGGALRRVARDATPMTLGGLVIVAGLYLAVPRQATGFEGLLALYLVGIAVLTLPHVAVVTWMDVRQGVW; encoded by the coding sequence ATGGCCGTAGGCGTCCCACGACCCGCCGCTCTCGAGGGTGCGCTGCGGCGGTGGGGGATCCGCGCCTCGTGGCTCGCGTTGCTCGTCGTGTTGCCGTTCGCGCCGGTGGCCTCGCAGGTGCCGCCGGCGGTGCGGTACGCGCCGTTCGTCGCCAGCGTCGTCGTCTTCGGGTTCCCACACGGCGCCTTAGACCACCTCGTCTTCGACCGGATGGACCGCCTGTCGTTGCCGCGGTCGCTGGCGCTCGTGGGCATCGCGTACGCCGTTCTCGGCGGGCTGTACACCGGCTGGTGGTTCCTCGCGCCCGTCTCGGCGTTCGCGTTCTTCATCCTCCTCACGCTGGCCCACTGGGGGCAGGGCGACCTGTACGCGCTGTTGGCGTTCGCGGAGGCGGAACACCTCCCGACGCGCGCCGAGCGGGCGCTGACCGTCGTCGTCCGCGGCGGGTTACCGATGCTGGTCCCGCTCGTGTCACACCCGACGGAGTACCGGCGCGTCGCCGCCGCGCTCGTCGGACTGTTCGCCCCCGCGGACGCCGTGTTGGCGGGGCTGTTCACCACGACCGTCCAGTGGGGTGTCGGCGTCGGCTTCGCGCTGGTGACGCTGACGGCGCTGACGCTGGGGCGGTACCGCGTCCGACTCGGTGCCGACCGGCGGGCCTGGCGCGTCGACGCCGGCGAGACGCTCCTGTTGTGGGTGTACTTCCTCGCCGTCCCGCCCGTGGTCGGGATCGGTCTCTACTTCTGTTTCTGGCACGCGACGCGGCACCTCGCCCGTCTGGCGCTGATCGACGGCGCGGAGGGTGGCGCCCGCGAGCGATTGGCGAGTGGGGACCTCGGCGGCGCACTCCGGCGTGTGGCACGCGACGCGACGCCGATGACCCTCGGCGGGTTGGTGATCGTCGCCGGCTTGTACCTCGCCGTCCCGCGGCAGGCGACCGGGTTCGAGGGGTTGCTGGCGCTGTACCTCGTCGGCATCGCCGTCCTGACGCTGCCCCACGTCGCCGTCGTGACGTGGATGGACGTGCGGCAGGGTGTGTGGTGA
- a CDS encoding lycopene cyclase domain-containing protein has product MTLPYLLFHVLFVLPPLALLFARRPSLPPRRRLLSGVGLGLMATVAFLYTTPWDNYLIELGVWWYGDGVVTARVWAAPVGEYLFFVLQTVLTGTWLYHVDFDPTPVPGDFAATPRVVGALAWLSLAGAGAVMLLVLGQRWTYLGAILVWAAPIVALQWAVGGTYLLRAWRPWVVGVGVPTLYLWGIDRLAIGLGVWTISAEFSTGLKLLGLPIEEAVFFLVTNLLVVYGLVLFEWVMERWL; this is encoded by the coding sequence GTGACCCTCCCGTATCTCCTCTTTCACGTCCTGTTCGTGCTCCCGCCGTTGGCGCTGTTGTTCGCCCGGCGGCCCTCGCTCCCGCCCAGACGACGGCTCCTCTCGGGGGTCGGGCTCGGCCTGATGGCGACGGTCGCGTTCCTCTACACGACTCCGTGGGACAACTACCTCATCGAGTTGGGGGTGTGGTGGTACGGCGACGGCGTCGTCACGGCCCGGGTGTGGGCGGCGCCGGTCGGGGAGTACCTCTTCTTCGTGCTCCAGACCGTGCTGACGGGGACGTGGCTCTACCACGTCGACTTCGACCCGACGCCGGTGCCGGGCGACTTCGCGGCGACACCTCGCGTCGTGGGGGCGCTGGCGTGGCTCTCGTTGGCCGGCGCCGGGGCGGTGATGCTGCTCGTGCTCGGGCAGCGGTGGACGTACCTCGGTGCGATCCTCGTGTGGGCCGCACCCATCGTCGCGCTCCAGTGGGCCGTCGGCGGCACCTACCTCCTCCGGGCGTGGCGGCCGTGGGTCGTCGGCGTCGGCGTCCCGACGCTGTACCTGTGGGGGATCGACCGCCTCGCCATCGGCCTCGGGGTGTGGACTATCTCCGCGGAGTTCTCGACGGGCCTGAAACTGCTCGGACTCCCGATCGAGGAGGCGGTCTTCTTCCTCGTGACGAACCTGCTGGTGGTGTACGGCCTCGTCCTCTTCGAGTGGGTGATGGAACGATGGCTGTGA